GAGAGTTCTTTACAGAAAGTATTGCATAACAAATAAGTAAGGGAAGTATGCGTCCATTGAATCCTTGTATCTTTATTAGGAACAAGGTGGTTTTCTGACACCCCTGTTGGTGTTAACCTTAATCATTTTTCAAATTGTTATCTATGCTTATATTTCAGGTCCATTGCGGGTTTATGCGTAATGGTGGTGGTGATATGGATCCAAAAGATATAGAGTATGCCAAGAAGTGCAGATTTGTAGTTGCATCTGGTATCTTTGATGGGTACGATACACCACATCAGCCTATTAACATTAGTGCTCGATCACAAAATCTCTTCTGTTTTCTTATGGTGGTTGATGAGAAGTCTTTTGACTTCATCAACAAAAATGTTTCTGTAAGAGTGGAAACTGATGGGGGCCATTGGGTGGGGATATGGCGTCTTATTCTTCTGAAGCATCAACCATATGATGAACCCAGAAGAAATGGAAAGGTTCCAAAGATATTAGTACACAGAATGTTTCCAGAAGCGCTGTACAGCATCTGGATTGATGGTAAAATGGAGCTAATAGTTGATCCGTTACTTATGTTAGAGAGGTAATATATCTTTTTACAACTATACTGTCTCGTTCTCTGAGACTCCAGTCTCTCTTCCTTCCTCATATTTAATTTCTTACTAATTGATAAAGAGCGGTTGATCCCACAAGCAAAAAAACAGAACCCATTATTTTGGTCTCTTTTGATGAGCAACCTCTGGCTCTCTAAAACCTAAGAGATAACAAGTTGCTGGAGTTTTTGTTTGAGTGATGTGAGGTTTGGCATCAGATATTTAATCTGCTCAGGTGAGAATGTcagatctgttttttttttttcacttggATGATCTGTTAGTTTACTATGAAATCTGATGTCTTCGCTGCTATTTCTTGTAGGTAGAAAGACTAGAAATGCATTTTTTGTGCATGTGTTATTGATGCATGTCTATTGTGGACTGTCTGCATTCTTGTTTGTAGGTTGGGTAGGGTTAAATGGCTATTGAAGGGTCTATCCCtcaccccacccccaccaaTTTTGTTTTGTTGAGTTTGCACTGTGTAAGTTATATCATTAATTTTAGTCATTTGCAGATACTTGTGGCGAGGCGGTCACACATTTGCTATTGCACAACACAAGCATCATCGCGATGTGTATGAAGAAGCTGATGCAAACAAGCGCAGGAAGCGATATGCTAGACCTCTTATTGATCTTCATATGAGAATTTATCGGTATGAAGGAATGGAGCCTTGGAGTCCATTGAAAAAAATTCCAAGCGGTAAGAATTAAACCATAAAGACTACTCACTTATTCCACCTTTACTTGATCTTCTTTGGATATTTGGTATTTAAGTTCATAACTTGACATACTTTAATGAGAGTTTATTAGCTCATATAGTAAAAGTCAAGTTCATTGATTTGACAGAATTATTCATACTGTTCGAGAACTTTGCTTGACTTTGTTTAGGCATCTGACATAGGTTCAACCATGGCATATACTGAGTAGTTAGCTATGGTCTTTGTTAAGAATTAAACGCAACTTAATCAAATCGACGAGAGATCGAGTTGGAGTTTGGGGTCAAGAATCATTTATGTTGCTTGCCAAAAGATATGACTTTTGTAAATTGGAAATATTGGTTTGCTGGACACCTAGCATTGTTATGCTTTGGAAACAATATGGGGTCAGCAATACATTATGACAACAAATCATACGCATGCAACAAATTTGTTTAGATTTGTTAATGTTTATGTTTCATAGTTTAATTAGGTTTGTAATAAAGAAACTAGTAATGTTGTGGTATGTGACAATCTCTGGAATTATTTGGACTTGGAGAGTAAGTATAATTCTACCAGACGAATGTTTTTAGTTTAGCTTATAAAAGGAGGGTTTAGGCCTAGCTAGAAAGTAAGAGGGAaaaatacattggtgagagGAATCATCAATTGAGGGATATTGGATTATTTTGCAAGAACTTAATAATACGACAATATTACATGGGAGGATATCTAAATTTCCTCGTAAACActtgttttgtttattattgtttttgctatttGTTCTATATTGTATTTGCGGGTTAGTTCCTAATCTTTCGTGGCGCGTTTTTGGTGTTAACagtattttcttttccttttttttttggtagtaGAAGGGCAgtattttctttttcaattttttttgggtCATTAGTAGTTTGCTTCTCCCCCTTTCTCCGTTTTCTTGTTCGATATGAAGTATTTCTTTTCAACAACAAACGTAATACTCAACCGGAGGTTTAATTGTGTATACGctacttatttttcttttactgATGTTAAAAGAAAGTGATTCTCTCGGACATATTTAGTGTGGCTTAAAATCTAGCTTCATCTAAATGGATTCTGTCTACTAACAGTTGATCATCTTGCTAATATATACTTACACATTGCAGATGTACCTGAAGGAGCTATAATCATTCGGGAGCATACTTCTTTGAACAATTTATTTAGCTGCTTATGGTTCAACGAGGTTCATCTCTTCACACCACGTGACCAATTAAGCTTTGGCTATGTTGCTTACAGGTTGAAGGACCACTTCAACTTATTTATGTTTCCTAACTGTGAGTATAACTCTCAATTTATCTTGCATCCGCATACTCGTGAGCATTCTTCAAAGGTTGAGTGGGTGAAGTCTTTGAGTGAGTTCAAGTCAAATAGCTCTTTGAAAGAAAGTAAGGGAGGATTCGGGTTGTGGACTCCGTACCCTGCTGATCTTAGCAAAGTTTTCTTGCCTAGGGTTGTGAGAACATCAAAAGCAGGatgaaaatgaattgaaatttcGATGCTGATTTCATCTCCTTTTTTTACGGTACATATTATTTCATTGATGATTATTTAGGTTTCTTTTTTCATGTTTAAAAGAGACACTTTGTTCTTAATTGAAAGAGTATACAACGGGATACTTGTGGCCTTTAGgtgatgtttggttgacatgaaaAATCACAGGAAATATGACTTTCTAGGAAGTGAAAGTTCGTGGTAGTGTTTGGTCGGCAAAAACACGGGGAATCACACTTCCCATAAATACCTAGGTTCCCATAGCGGAAATTTCTACATTTAAAATTGATCTTTACGAAATTAAGTtttctaatattattatttagtcAAGTTTTAATCACTTTATTAtctattttactttatttcccAACTGAtgaatttatttattctaaaactttgttttaaaaaaataaaataaaaaattcaagttaGTAACAACTAACGTCAATTCTTTATCATTCTGATTAATTATCATGAATAAGCTCTTTTAATTTCCATTGAATTTGAACATACAACTCTTCATCTTTCATCCTTGGTAACCCTTCGGTTCATATCCTTAATCAATTCATGAAATTGTTCATAGTTATATATTCACATCTCTGTCATCCTTTAACCTCACTGGTGTCCAGTGTCTAGCCTTTTTCTTCTTTAATTTTCTCTGTTTCGACTTACAGTAGACCTAAGGTATGTAAGTGATGTCGATCAAGGAGGTTCCTAGTTTTGGAAACTATGCTTATAAGGTAATTATCGATGTCCATCGTCTCCAGGATCATGTGAAATTTGTATTATACTATTACGATTTATAGGTGATGTTGACTATACTATTATGATTATAGGTATTGCTGAATATGCTTTTATAAACTCTTATGTACTGCTTTATATTTTGGAAAGGATGATTTTACAATGGCTACATTAATTATGTAGCCATTATAATCTTTTAATCGTAACCGTACATTTCTCGTGATTAAGTCTATGCCATTGATTCAATTgactataattattatttttctttttatcatAAGATTAAACAAGTGGAAAAAATTGTCAAATTGTAAGTTACATACTTCGTATACACTTTCTCTCACGGTAAATCTATGTGATAATTTGTtgtgctttcctcacccttttccTTCTACCTTCTCTCTCGATGCTCAAGGTTCCATGGAAACGTAGATTAACTTCTTTTTTTGACGACATCATAGATTAATTTTAAACCAGTTTTTATGATATGGGGTAACTTtaaaataatacttcgtatatgttaTGTAATTTGAAGTTGATTTACATGATTATATGGATTTATCAATGGATTGCTGAATGTAATTAAGTAGTTATGCATTACTGattctgtaaaaaaaactaTGAATGAACTGCATACTTTACTGGCAGTTAATTGCgagttatttaaaaaaaaaaaaaaaagtcaaagtaATAAATGGTTGAGATTGTTCCCTAAAAATAAACGGCTCAGATCTCAAACAATTACAATGGCTATTATTTTATTGTAGCTGTTGAAAAACCTTCATTTTGAAAAACTTTATGTATTATGTTTCTAAATTATCTTGCGAATGTGGGAATGTGGGATTAGTTCGAAAATGTGATTGTTTGACTTGGTATTCTGGATAACAATTTGGTGATCATGTGGGATACGAGGTTAGAAATGTGATGGGTTGATTTGGTATGTTGGGTTACAATTGATTATTCGGCAATTTTTGTGAAAGATCGTATTACCGGAAAAATCACTTtgattggttaactaattgattccactatttaactaattttccccattgcttaactaaccaattttagtgcttaactaattagttgcattgcttaactatttggtttcagtatttaactaattagtttcagtaattaactaattagttccagtaattaacttatatgacaccaatgtGGTCTTTTGTATAAGACCGCCTTATTTAAAAATTTGTATTGATTATTTGAGTTAAACTATTACGTATTTATGCTCACCCGAAATTTGGAGTTTGAACACAAGTTTAATGGGTATGAATAACCTTGATAATttgtattttcatattttacTATGTGTATGAGACTTATTAAACCTTTTTAAAACGTAAAGTAGAACAATTTAGAGGGGAAATGAAACCCAAAAGGGTGAAGAATAGGTTACCCTAGACGTTGTTCTATTGGGCACTCATgtagtaacttttttttttttggtaataacaatcactagtagaaaaaacccttattgcagtgggcttttagacccctgttgcagcgtacatcgtatgctccaactggggggcctgtaataagtctgaacttgttgcagcgtacaatgttcgctgcaaaaagtggtacatatgtacgctgcaacaagtgcccaaaaattggcaaaaatttggacttgttgtAGCGTACATAtttatgtacgctgcaaaagactcaactttttacagcgtacatttatttgtacgctgtaacaagtctggaattttgcgaaattttttcccttgttgcagcgtataATATATATGTATGCTGCAACAAAgcaattttggcgggaaaattctaatcttgtttagggatacctagagtgccttgcaccaaatatagaaacctgtcaaaacaataatagaataacgcaacctgtataacaaatataaaaacaacaactggagttttgtatatatccccaaaccaaaagtgcacataccgatacatttaaatatatttacgttccaatttcaacgtacgcatacattttaacataaaagattgttctataacatctaaaccaactcgatcaagcgccctcaggtcaataataaatacttggtggtaaaaaacttcgcccattgctcacgaaccacatcaatttcctcactagcataaggcgcagtcctcggagtatagaccttacaaaaacaaaaatttgatggagcattagatcgattaaatgcaaatgaaatgtcacattttaacattcaagcaactaatgacaatgtattaatagtctagaatacgaatcaattagttacttacctcatctagccggccttcatagtcatgttgtaacgtgactatctctaacatgaacttcataacgtaatagccacactcagttccgccgatttgttgagcacactgattaagaaacataatactttatcttgcaagccaatagttaataaaaacaaagcaaaaagctaattaagaaacatgttaTACCT
This Spinacia oleracea cultivar Varoflay chromosome 6, BTI_SOV_V1, whole genome shotgun sequence DNA region includes the following protein-coding sequences:
- the LOC110786556 gene encoding probable hexosyltransferase MUCI70 isoform X1 — protein: MDGNFQQSVSQRPSRRAEKEAVNPKAKDLEEGFFSSGRLSAEYPLRMLWKKGFVLLFLVAGIVWMVLILSVLSVHIWSCQSSIAFFSAMCNRDGKVFIMLDSMGFVPRPPHRCSIPVADDPDAIAIPKEKAPETSVLNLTYISKDEETDTVSNSPPLFGGNISWAQREESFKLKPIMKVHCGFMRNGGGDMDPKDIEYAKKCRFVVASGIFDGYDTPHQPINISARSQNLFCFLMVVDEKSFDFINKNVSVRVETDGGHWVGIWRLILLKHQPYDEPRRNGKVPKILVHRMFPEALYSIWIDGKMELIVDPLLMLERYLWRGGHTFAIAQHKHHRDVYEEADANKRRKRYARPLIDLHMRIYRYEGMEPWSPLKKIPSDVPEGAIIIREHTSLNNLFSCLWFNEVHLFTPRDQLSFGYVAYRLKDHFNLFMFPNCEYNSQFILHPHTREHSSKVEWVKSLSEFKSNSSLKESKGGFGLWTPYPADLSKVFLPRVVRTSKAG
- the LOC110786556 gene encoding probable hexosyltransferase MUCI70 isoform X2, coding for MVLSIFYCFLFSAAMCNRDGKVFIMLDSMGFVPRPPHRCSIPVADDPDAIAIPKEKAPETSVLNLTYISKDEETDTVSNSPPLFGGNISWAQREESFKLKPIMKVHCGFMRNGGGDMDPKDIEYAKKCRFVVASGIFDGYDTPHQPINISARSQNLFCFLMVVDEKSFDFINKNVSVRVETDGGHWVGIWRLILLKHQPYDEPRRNGKVPKILVHRMFPEALYSIWIDGKMELIVDPLLMLERYLWRGGHTFAIAQHKHHRDVYEEADANKRRKRYARPLIDLHMRIYRYEGMEPWSPLKKIPSDVPEGAIIIREHTSLNNLFSCLWFNEVHLFTPRDQLSFGYVAYRLKDHFNLFMFPNCEYNSQFILHPHTREHSSKVEWVKSLSEFKSNSSLKESKGGFGLWTPYPADLSKVFLPRVVRTSKAG